One genomic window of Punica granatum isolate Tunisia-2019 chromosome 1, ASM765513v2, whole genome shotgun sequence includes the following:
- the LOC116199200 gene encoding homeobox protein knotted-1-like 1 isoform X2, whose protein sequence is MEDLYRNIVVGSSTVEGFHHHHHQFEGSSAYDNNNNYDDNDNKNELTEELEGAKVEAAAAAAAESENMSDLIKSQIATHLLYPELVSAYISCRKVGAPPEIATLLEEIGRVENQWLIMSNCAELGADPQLDEFMESYCEVLHRYKEELSKPFDEATIFLKDIESQLNNLCRDNPTSTLLGSSNSHSHFHSAAGASEDEQSCGEAEAPEAQSLGASSRSDREMKEILRNKYSGCLSSLRREFLKKRKNGKLPKDARAALLEWWNTHYRWPYPTEEEKLKLSESTGLDQKQINNWFINQRKRHWKPSEDMRFALMEGVGGSMPLYYDTGDGGGHQCT, encoded by the exons ATGGAGGATTTGTACAGGAACATTGTGGTGGGAAGTTCAACAGTTGAGGGTttccaccaccaccatcatCAGTTTGAAGGGTCGTCGGCATATGATAACAACAACAACTATGACGACAACGACAACAAAAATGAATTAACGGAGGAATTGGAAGGGGCCAAAGTGGAGGCGGCTGCTGCCGCCGCCGCCGAATCTGAGAATATGTCCGATCTGATCAAGTCCCAGATAGCCACTCACCTCCTTTATCCTGAATTGGTATCCGCTTACATTTCTTGCCGAAAG GTCGGAGCACCGCCGGAAATCGCAACCCTACTCGAGGAGATCGGCCGGGTGGAGAACCAATGGCTAATAATGAGCAATTGCGCTGAATTAGGAGCTGATCCTCAACTAGACGAGTTCATG GAATCATACTGTGAGGTTCTGCACAGATACAAGGAGGAACTGTCTAAGCCGTTTGATGAGGCCACCATCTTCCTTAAGGACATCGAGTCGCAGCTGAACAACCTCTGCAGGGACAACCCCACATCGACCTTGTTAGGGTCTTCCAACTCTCACTCACACTTTCACTCTGCAG CTGGCGCTTCGGAGGATGAGCAGAGCTGCGGGGAGGCAGAAGCACCTGAAGCTCAAAGTCTCGGGGCTAGTTCTAGGAGCGACAGGGAAATGAAGGAAATCCTCCGGAACAAGTACAGCGGCTGCCTGAGCAGCCTGAGGAGAGAGTTCctaaagaagaggaaaaatgGGAAGCTTCCCAAAGATGCTCGGGCTGCACTCCTTGAATGGTGGAACACTCACTACAGATGGCCTTACCCCACG GAAGAGGAGAAACTGAAGCTATCGGAATCGACGGGCCTGGACCAGAAGCAGATAAACAACTGGTTCATCAACCAGAGAAAGCGGCACTGGAAACCCTCGGAAGACATGAGATTTGCTCTGATGGAGGGTGTTGGTGGCAGCATGCCCCTGTACTACGACACAGGTGATGGCGGTGGTCATCAATGCACCTGA
- the LOC116199200 gene encoding homeobox protein knotted-1-like 1 isoform X1, producing the protein MEDLYRNIVVGSSTVEGFHHHHHQFEGSSAYDNNNNYDDNDNKNELTEELEGAKVEAAAAAAAESENMSDLIKSQIATHLLYPELVSAYISCRKVGAPPEIATLLEEIGRVENQWLIMSNCAELGADPQLDEFMESYCEVLHRYKEELSKPFDEATIFLKDIESQLNNLCRDNPTSTLLGSSNSHSHFHSADEAAGASEDEQSCGEAEAPEAQSLGASSRSDREMKEILRNKYSGCLSSLRREFLKKRKNGKLPKDARAALLEWWNTHYRWPYPTEEEKLKLSESTGLDQKQINNWFINQRKRHWKPSEDMRFALMEGVGGSMPLYYDTGDGGGHQCT; encoded by the exons ATGGAGGATTTGTACAGGAACATTGTGGTGGGAAGTTCAACAGTTGAGGGTttccaccaccaccatcatCAGTTTGAAGGGTCGTCGGCATATGATAACAACAACAACTATGACGACAACGACAACAAAAATGAATTAACGGAGGAATTGGAAGGGGCCAAAGTGGAGGCGGCTGCTGCCGCCGCCGCCGAATCTGAGAATATGTCCGATCTGATCAAGTCCCAGATAGCCACTCACCTCCTTTATCCTGAATTGGTATCCGCTTACATTTCTTGCCGAAAG GTCGGAGCACCGCCGGAAATCGCAACCCTACTCGAGGAGATCGGCCGGGTGGAGAACCAATGGCTAATAATGAGCAATTGCGCTGAATTAGGAGCTGATCCTCAACTAGACGAGTTCATG GAATCATACTGTGAGGTTCTGCACAGATACAAGGAGGAACTGTCTAAGCCGTTTGATGAGGCCACCATCTTCCTTAAGGACATCGAGTCGCAGCTGAACAACCTCTGCAGGGACAACCCCACATCGACCTTGTTAGGGTCTTCCAACTCTCACTCACACTTTCACTCTGCAG ATGAAGCAGCTGGCGCTTCGGAGGATGAGCAGAGCTGCGGGGAGGCAGAAGCACCTGAAGCTCAAAGTCTCGGGGCTAGTTCTAGGAGCGACAGGGAAATGAAGGAAATCCTCCGGAACAAGTACAGCGGCTGCCTGAGCAGCCTGAGGAGAGAGTTCctaaagaagaggaaaaatgGGAAGCTTCCCAAAGATGCTCGGGCTGCACTCCTTGAATGGTGGAACACTCACTACAGATGGCCTTACCCCACG GAAGAGGAGAAACTGAAGCTATCGGAATCGACGGGCCTGGACCAGAAGCAGATAAACAACTGGTTCATCAACCAGAGAAAGCGGCACTGGAAACCCTCGGAAGACATGAGATTTGCTCTGATGGAGGGTGTTGGTGGCAGCATGCCCCTGTACTACGACACAGGTGATGGCGGTGGTCATCAATGCACCTGA
- the LOC116199343 gene encoding uncharacterized protein LOC116199343, whose product MLDVQRKRVQILLLIVGVIALSITAEKCRQLVGEEASSKSGQFTFLNCFDMSSGTLACTVKEGVKLYFNNIRAAHVESARHLAIEAALEEALAQGLSAKDAAKQAQKEGAKAAKLATRQAKRIIGPIIASGWDFFEAIYYGGTITEGFLRGTGTLFGAYAGGFYGEQSLGRFGYLVGSHLGSWVGGRVGLMVYDVVNGVHYLLQFVRPEIEGTESNETPIYERSEDYYPAESPAYESSESYEEL is encoded by the coding sequence CTGAAAAATGTCGGCAGCTTGTTGGGGAGGAGGCATCGTCAAAGAGTGGACAGTTCACGTTCTTGAACTGCTTCGACATGAGCAGTGGAACACTGGCATGCACTGTGAAGGAAGGTGTGAAGCTCTACTTTAATAACATCCGAGCTGCTCATGTTGAGAGCGCAAGGCATTTAGCAATTGAGGCTGCCCTAGAGGAAGCACTGGCACAGGGGTTATCTGCTAAGGATGCAGCCAAACAGGCTCAGAAGGAAGGAGCCAAAGCCGCTAAGTTGGCCACCCGACAGGCCAAACGCATCATAGGCCCGATAATCGCTTCGGGCTGGGACTTTTTTGAGGCTATCTACTATGGTGGGACCATTACGGAGGGGTTCCTTAGAGGAACAGGAACTCTGTTTGGGGCTTATGCGGGTGGGTTCTATGGAGAGCAGAGTCTCGGGAGGTTTGGATATCTCGTGGGCAGCCATTTGGGGAGTTGGGTAGGCGGTAGAGTTGGACTCATGGTTTATGATGTGGTCAACGGGGTTCATTACTTGCTTCAGTTCGTCCGGCCTGAGATAGAAGGGACTGAATCGAACGAGACCCCGATTTATGAACGTTCGGAAGATTATTACCCGGCTGAATCTCCCGCATACGAGAGCTCCGAATCATATGAAGAACTTTGA